The Candidatus Rokuibacteriota bacterium genomic sequence CTCACCGCCCTCTTCGCCGCCAGGGCGAAGCAGAGCTGGCGGAGCACTGAGGGCTGCCCCGGAACCGCGAGCCGGCGGAGGCCGACGCCGGGGACAGGGAATTGCCCCGCTGACGTGATGAGGTCGACGTCGTAGCCGCCGCGCTCGACGAGCGCTCTGAGCAGACCCGCGGTGGAGGTTTCGACGCCACCGTGGAAGGAGAAGGGGCGGCAGATGACGGCGAGCTTCATCTGGTCGCCATGACTCGCTCGATCAGCGGGAACAGCTCGGCCCGCGCCGCCTGGAAGCTGTAGCGCTCCACGCAGCGCTCGCGGGCCTGGGCGCCCAGAGCCTCCGCATGAGTGGAATCGTCGAGGAGCGTCCGAATGGCGGCGGCCAGCCCCGACACGTCCCCCGGCTCGACCAGGAGACCACAGCCGTCGAGGATCTCCGGGATCATGGAGACTCGCGTCGAGACCACCGGGCGCCCGAGAGCCATGGCGTCGAAGATCTTCGCCGGGACCTGACCGACGGTGTCGGGCGTTTCCCGCTGGGGCACGGCCACCACATCGGCCGCCGAGAGGAGCGTCGGGACTTGCTCAAACGGCACCCACGGCACGAGCGCGGCCCGCGGGCACCGCCCGAGGACCCGCTTGCCCGCCGCGCTGTCGGCGTGGGCTCCCACCACCACCAAGGCCACGTCGGGCCGTCCCAGCGAAGCCACGGCCGCGGCGAGGTCGTCCAGGCCCTTGTAGTCTCGCGGCGTGCCGAGGAACATGACGACGCGCTTGTCCCCCACGCCGAGGAGGCGGCGTCCAGCAGCAGGGCTCGCGCAGCCCGGCTTCCACGCGTCGGTGTCCCTGACGTGCGGGATAAGCGTGCCCCCGAAGCGCTGCTGGAGGAAGCGCGAGGCGACCGTCACGCCATCCGCGAGCGCGGTGAGTCGCTCGCAGAGCCAGGTCCACGGCAGGCCGCTCGGGTTGCCGAGGTTGACCGCGCGGCCGACGGTGCCCCAGAAGCCCGACCCAAGGTAGAAGCCCACCTCCCAGTCGTCGATGTCGAGCAGCAGCGGCCGTTTTCCCGCAACGCGCTTGAGGTAGCCGACGCCGGCGCTCGCGAGCTTCGTCTTGGACGCGTAGATGAGATCCCCGTCGGCTCGCCGCGCGAGATCGGCCATCGTGGCGACGAATCCCGGCATGCGCCGGGCCGGGACGCTCGTGTAGCGGACGGGCCCGGAAGCCACGGGCTCCCAGAGCCCTGGCCCCGAGCGCGGTCCGATCACCTCCACGGAGCCGAGTGGTACCAGCAGTCTCGCCAGGAGATCGGCGCGGCCGGCGGCATTGGCTGAGACGTCGAAGCAGAGCACGGAGATTTTCATGAGTGAGCGGCGAGCCGCCGGTAGTGATCGAGCAGGCTTGCCGCCACGCGTGCGCCCGTCAGTCGCTCATGGCAGAGGG encodes the following:
- a CDS encoding glycosyltransferase; amino-acid sequence: MKISVLCFDVSANAAGRADLLARLLVPLGSVEVIGPRSGPGLWEPVASGPVRYTSVPARRMPGFVATMADLARRADGDLIYASKTKLASAGVGYLKRVAGKRPLLLDIDDWEVGFYLGSGFWGTVGRAVNLGNPSGLPWTWLCERLTALADGVTVASRFLQQRFGGTLIPHVRDTDAWKPGCASPAAGRRLLGVGDKRVVMFLGTPRDYKGLDDLAAAVASLGRPDVALVVVGAHADSAAGKRVLGRCPRAALVPWVPFEQVPTLLSAADVVAVPQRETPDTVGQVPAKIFDAMALGRPVVSTRVSMIPEILDGCGLLVEPGDVSGLAAAIRTLLDDSTHAEALGAQARERCVERYSFQAARAELFPLIERVMATR